From the genome of Triticum aestivum cultivar Chinese Spring chromosome 3B, IWGSC CS RefSeq v2.1, whole genome shotgun sequence, one region includes:
- the LOC123064557 gene encoding expansin-A24-like encodes MAPARVVAVMLLAVGSVLLSVAADTATVPSPEPFIWKKAHATFYGGADASDTMGGACGYGNLFSEGYGTRTAALSTVLFNDGAACGQCYKIACDRKRADPLFCKPGVTVTVTATNFCPPNDALPNDDGGWCNTPRPHFDMAQPAWEKIGVYKGGIIPVMYQRVPCVKRGGVRFKINGHDYFNLVLVSNVAAAGSIKSMDVKSSDSDDWMPMARNWGANWHSLVNLTGKMLSFRLTNTDGHTIVFNDVVPKGWTFGQSFVSKLQF; translated from the exons ATGGCTCCAGCTCGAGTTGTCGCCGTAATGCTGCTGGCGGTTGGCAGTGTGCTGCTGTCTGTGGCTGCGGACACCGCAACTGTGCCATCCCCAGAACCGTTCATCTGGAAGAAGGCGCATGCGACATTCTACGGTGGCGCTGACGCCTCCGACACAATGG GTGGTGCGTGCGGGTATGGCAACCTCTTCTCCGAAGGATACGGGACACGCACGGCCGCTTTGAGCACCGTGTTGTTTAATGATGGCGCCGCGTGCGGGCAGTGTTACAAGATTGCATGCGACCGCAAGCGTGCAGACCCGTTGTTTTGCAAGCCCGGCGTTACGGTCACCGTCACTGCCACAAACTTCTGTCCGCCCAACGACGCCCTCCCCAATGATGATGGCGGCTGGTGCAACACGCCAAGGCCGCACTTTGATATGGCCCAACCAGCCTGGGAGAAGATCGGTGTTTATAAAGGTGGCATCATCCCCGTCATGTACCAAAG AGTTCCGTGCGTGAAGCGAGGTGGTGTGAGGTTCAAAATCAATGGTCACGATTACTTCAATCTTGTGCTTGTGAGCAATGTTGCTGCAGCAGGATCGATCAAGTCCATGGATGTCAAGAGCTCTGATTCTGATGACTGGATGCCTATGGCACGCAATTGGGGCGCTAACTGGCACTCGTTGGTGAACCTGACTGGAAAGATGCTCTCTTTCAGACTAACAAACACTGATGGACACACTATTGTGTTTAACGACGTTGTGCCAAAGGGGTGGACCTTCGGGCAATCCTTTGTTAGCAAATTGCAATTCTAG
- the LOC123064560 gene encoding expansin-A24, producing the protein MAPARVVAVMLLAVGSVLLSVAADTTTVPSPEPFIWQKAHATFYGGADASDTMGGACGYGNLFSEGYGTRTAALSTVLFNDGAACGQCYKIACDRKRADPLFCKPGVTVTVTATNFCPPNDALPNDDGGWCNTPRPHFDMAQPAWEKIGVYKGGIIPVMYQRVPCVKRGGVRFKINGHDYFNLVLVSNVAAAGSIKSMDVKSSDSDDWMPMARNWGANWHSLVNLTGKMLSFRLTNTDGHTIVFNDVVPKGWTFGQSFVSKLQF; encoded by the exons ATGGCTCCAGCTCGAGTTGTCGCCGTGATGCTGCTGGCGGTTGGCAGTGTGCTGCTGTCTGTGGCTGCGGACACCACAACTGTGCCATCCCCAGAACCGTTCATCTGGCAGAAGGCGCATGCGACATTCTACGGTGGCGCTGACGCCTCCGACACAATGG GTGGTGCGTGCGGGTATGGCAACCTCTTCTCCGAAGGATACGGGACACGCACGGCCGCTCTGAGCACCGTGTTGTTTAATGATGGCGCCGCGTGCGGGCAGTGTTACAAGATTGCATGCGACCGCAAGCGTGCGGACCCATTGTTTTGCAAGCCCGGCGTTACGGTCACTGTCACTGCCACAAACTTCTGTCCGCCCAACGACGCCCTCCCAAATGATGATGGCGGCTGGTGCAACACGCCAAGGCCGCACTTTGATATGGCCCAACCAGCCTGGGAGAAGATCGGTGTTTATAAAGGTGGCATCATCCCCGTCATGTACCAAAG AGTTCCGTGCGTGAAGCGGGGTGGTGTGAGGTTCAAAATCAATGGTCACGATTACTTCAATCTTGTGCTTGTGAGCAATGTTGCTGCAGCAGGATCGATCAAGTCCATGGATGTCAAGAGCTCTGATTCTGATGACTGGATGCCTATGGCACGCAATTGGGGCGCTAACTGGCACTCGTTGGTGAACCTGACTGGAAAGATGCTCTCTTTCAGACTAACAAACACTGATGGACACACTATTGTGTTTAATGATGTTGTGCCAAAGGGGTGGACCTTCGGGCAATCCTTTGTTAGCAAATTGCAATTCTAG